Sequence from the bacterium genome:
AGCTGGAGCTTGCTTTCGTTCGGATCGGGATTGCTTGTGGGCTGGCGGATCTGTCTCGCGATGGCAATTGGAATGATCACCAGCTGGTTCCTCCTTCCACAATTTCTCTTTTCCAGCGGGCTCATTCCAGCAAAGACTTTTCCGGAAACCCTCCGGTGGGTGATGTGGCCTGCAACCGGACTTATGGTTGCGGGTGGATTGACCTCTCTCTTTCTAAAATGGCATCTCATCGTAAAAACATTTAAGACCCTTCGCGGCGCTAAAGTCAGCGATCGCGATTTTCCGATTCGCTGGGTTGTGATCGGATCGATCTTGCTGACGGCCATTCTGTGTGTCACTCAATATTTCAGCCTGGGAATTCCGCTCTGGGTAAGTCTGCTTTCCATCATCCTTTCCTTGCCTTTGATGCTGGTTGGACTTCGCGTTCTGGGAGAGACGAACTGGGGCCCGATCAGCGCAATGTCCAATATGATGCAGGCGATATTCGCTGTGATCTCTCCCGGCAATGTTGCGGTCAACATGTCTTCCAGCGGGTTAACGGGCACGATTGCCGTTCAATCAGAAGCGCTGATGCAGGATTACAGAGCGGGCGCAATTGTGGGTTCGAACAACAGGTTGTTAACCTATGCGCAGTTGATTGCGGCTCCCATTGGGGCGGCTGCAACCGCTTTCATTTATCCCGTATTGCGCGCGAAGTTTGGTGTTGGGGCGGATGGACTCTCCTCGCCGATCTCTGTAAAGTGGGCAGGGTTCGCTGAATTGTTAACGCAGGGCCTTAATGCGCTGCCGCCAGGATGTCTGATTGGTTTACTGTTTGGCGTCGTAGCCGGAATCATCCTAACCTTTCTTGCCGAAAAGTTCGGACAAAATGTTCCGTCACCGTCAGCCATGGGTATCGGGATGCTGATCCCGGCGGATGTATTAATGCCCTTCATGCTGGGCGGCCTGGCGCAATTTATCTGGTCCAAAACTTCTCCGAAGCAGGAAGATGAATACAGGATACCGTTGGCTTCAGGATTGATTGCCGGAGAAGCTTTGATCGCGGTGGCGTTGTCTATTTATGGCGCTGTAACCAGTTAACGCAGGCGAGACGCCCGCGCTACTTTTGCTGCTTGACAAATTATGCAGAGGAATATAATATAGTTGTACGATGCAAGTAAATAATGGGGTGCAGATTTACCGGGCGTTGTCGGATCTTGCGCGGCGGTATCAATTCCGGAACCGGGAAGAAGTGTGTTGTTACGGTCTGACCGTGTCGCAATGTTACGCTCTTCAGGAGCTGCATCAATACGGAAAAATGCCCTCTTCGGATCTTGCGCTGCGCCTCGGCTTGGATCTGTCTTCGACCACGCGGCTGGTGGATCAGCTTGTGCGGAAGAAGCTCGCGATTCGAACGAAGAAGCCGGAAGATGCGCGCATTCGCGAGATCGAAATCACCGATGCAGGATCGCGGCTCATTTCGCGCATTCAAGGAGACCTGGTAACGATCGTGAATCAAGCGCTTGAGGATTTTCCGGGAGAGGTGCGTAAGGTTTTGCCTCAGGTGCTCCAGCGGTTGACAAAAGTGCTCAACGAGTGCTCGGTCGAATCACAGAATTTTATTCCGGTCGAAGCACTCGCAAGAACTAAAAAGTAATTTTTTTCGTTAATTACTTGTACGGTACAAGTATTAGGAGGAAATGGAAAATGGAACGGACAGAAGAAAGGATCAAAGAACAGGTGCGGGAGCGCTACACGGCGGCTGTCACCGGTGGTGATTCCTGTTGTGGAACGAAGACTTCGTGCTGCGGCGTGGAAGCCCAATTACCGGAAGGTAGAGCGGTTTCCGCTGCAGGTTATACGCAAGAACAGTTGATTTCACTACCGGCTGATGCGATTGCAAACAGTTTTGGATGCGGGAACCCAGTAGCTTTTGCGGGTGTTTTACCGGGCGAGACGGTTGTTGATATCGGCAGTGGAGCCGGAATCGATTGTTTACTCGCCGGGCAAAAAGTGGGGCGCAACGGGCGAGTCATTGGAATCGACATGACTCCCGTCATGATTGAAAAGGCGCGGACCAATGCGCAGAAAGCAGGGTTGTCTAATGTAGAGTTCCGGTTAGGGGACGCGGAAAACATACCTGTGGAAAGCGGCGTTGCGGACTGGATCGTTTCCAACTGTGTAATCAATCTTTCACCGAACAAGCTTCGCGTTTTTCAAGAAGCTTATCGAGTCTTGAAACCTGGAGGAAAGGTATCGATCAGTGACATAGTGGTGGAGCATATGCCCTGGCCCCTTTCTCGATCTTCAGCTTTGCATTGCGCGTGCATAGCGGGAGCGATCTCAGAATCGAAATACCTGGAAGCGATGAGACAGGCGGGGTTCGGTGATGCGCGCGTTACGGAACGAATAACCTATGATCGCGATGAGCTTTACGCGTTGATTGAAGGAGCAAAACTATTCGGGCAACCGCTCTTGAATGGTTTCTACCGCTACGTGGTGGATCATTATGTTGCCGGGAAGATCTGGAGCGCGCGAATCGTTGCAACAAAGGGAGCTATCGCATGACTTATGAATCAGCGACAACGGATGATCTGCAATCGATCGTTCGTTTGCTGACGGTGTGCGAACTTCCTTCGAACGACGTTGACGCGCATTTGGATCACTTCATCGTCGCAAAAGAGACAGACTCTGTTGTGGGTTGCGTTGGTATGGAGTTGAAGGGTCCATTGCTTCGCTCACTTGCAGTGGACCCATCGCAGAGGAATCGCGGCGTCGCTCAACATCTTTGTGAAGAACTGCTGCAGCACGCAAACAAGCAGGGCGTGCAAGAAATATTCTTGTTAACGACAACATCTGCAAAGTTTTTCGATAAGATCGGATTTCAGCGGAAAGATCGTGACGACGCTCCGGAATCGGTTCGGAAAAACCGGCAATTTACGGAGTTGTGCCCTTCGTCTGCCGTGTTGATGTGGAAGAAGTTGTAATTATTGGTAAATCTCGGTTTGGGGGAAAAACCCGAACCAGGCGAACCATAGGGAGAGATGACCCGGTATGCGTGGCAATTTTTCTTCGCCTGACACCAGCGCTTCTTCACTCAGCACCCACTTTCTACCGGTCTCATCTTTCAGATCTGCGGTGAATAAGTGCCCAGCCCGATTGTATGCTCTGACAGCTTCGCTTTCCGGATCCACAACAAGCACGATCGGTGTTTCACCGACCTTATCATTCACAATCCGTTTCGCCATGAGCTGTTTGATCGGATAAGCTTTGGGAATGTTGTTAACACGCAGCGCGTAGACTTCGGCTTTGTCTTCCAGCGCTTTGCTTTTCTGCCAGACAGGGAATCTCACACCTGCTCTTGCGCGATCAGCAAGGCCCGGCTCGTAGCGATAATTCCATTGTTCTCCGAATTTATCGTCCAGGTGCAATACCTTTGTTTGCGGATGCATCTTCCGCCATTCACTCCAGGTGGTGAGCGTCATCGGTAAGACCTTAAGCTTGACATCGCTTGTTGCCATCTTCCCGACAACTGGTTCTCCCGTCAGATTTCCCCACAGCGTGAATGTCTGGCGGTCGTACATCAACTTGTTACTTCGATAAAGCAAACCGGAAGTGCCAAAAGTGTACTCCGCTCCATCTTCCGTTTTGCCGGAGTACACGACTCCGGAATTGCAGAGCGTTCAATAACTGAGCGTGACCGGCTCTCCTGCGATCCGATCGTTCAACATCTCATGCCAGCTTAGATATCGAAGCGGATAAGCGCGCGCCTCCCCTTTCAAACTCACACCAAATATTTTTTCATTGTCTTTTAACTTCGCCTCCGCTGCTTCTATAAATTTCGGAGCCTCGATCGGAGGGATCCCATCCAGTTTGACTCCTCCCCAAACAATCTCTTCGGGCCTGATCTTCAAGAAGACTCCGGTGTATAAGATTTGTTTGTATCGGGGATCGATTAAAGACAGGAGGGCGACTTTGAATTTGATATAGCCTGGCGGGGATTTCAGCTCCGATCGCTTCCCGATGTATTCGACCCAATCGTAATAAGCATCTCCGGCTTTGTGACCGGTGGTCTCTTCCAGAATCCCGATCATTTCACCGCGCGCTGAACGAGGCATGTAGAAAAGCACGTCGACCATGGCGGGAGCAAAGGAAGCGTCCTCTAACTGAAGCAAATTCGTGGCGGCTTCACGGCGCTCGTCTTTTTCTTTGGACATCATGTTCAGTATCCATTGGTAGGCCTTTTCTTGAGCATGGAGAGGGAGAGCTAGTGAAAGGAAGAAACAGGCGAGAAACAGTTTCCTGGCCATCATAGAGTTAGTGGTCTTTCTTATGAACTTTATTCCAAAGCCGTCCGTCTTTGGTATGGGGTGAACTATGCTCAAGAAAACAATTTACTTTGCTTTATCACTTTTCCTGTTGACGGGAACCATGTGGGCTGAAGACTATTCGTTTACAACCGAGCGCACGTTTGAAATTCAGGGCAGACCTGAGTTAGTTCTTCGCAATCCTGATGGAGTGATACAGATCATTCCCAGGGAAGGATCGACTGTCGAAATCAAAATCACGCGCCAGGTGCATGGCGCAAAGAGTGAAGCAGATGCGAAGAAATCGGCCGACAGCAGGATTTCTCTGGAGCTCGAACAGACCGGGAATCAGGTTCGCGCAATCACCCGGTGGCCCAGCGAAGGAATTCGAATTGGGTGGCGTC
This genomic interval carries:
- a CDS encoding OPT/YSL family transporter, translating into MTNDSPSLSKGTEFSLRSVVVGAVVAIITGLAYPYIVLKLGFGPNISVVAAFFGFIALVLILRARDTNPRENNIVQTMGTSAGQTAFMCVLLAAFDMLNERGVFNPPIHLDTAQIFFWLCSASLLGVLLAVPMRQHYIDEENLTYADGLAAGETIAVLHETKEKGARGPTMALTLGGIASAALMLIVSAWKLFRDTIYFGAGMQAMRVGFSWSLLSFGSGLLVGWRICLAMAIGMITSWFLLPQFLFSSGLIPAKTFPETLRWVMWPATGLMVAGGLTSLFLKWHLIVKTFKTLRGAKVSDRDFPIRWVVIGSILLTAILCVTQYFSLGIPLWVSLLSIILSLPLMLVGLRVLGETNWGPISAMSNMMQAIFAVISPGNVAVNMSSSGLTGTIAVQSEALMQDYRAGAIVGSNNRLLTYAQLIAAPIGAAATAFIYPVLRAKFGVGADGLSSPISVKWAGFAELLTQGLNALPPGCLIGLLFGVVAGIILTFLAEKFGQNVPSPSAMGIGMLIPADVLMPFMLGGLAQFIWSKTSPKQEDEYRIPLASGLIAGEALIAVALSIYGAVTS
- a CDS encoding MarR family transcriptional regulator — protein: MQVNNGVQIYRALSDLARRYQFRNREEVCCYGLTVSQCYALQELHQYGKMPSSDLALRLGLDLSSTTRLVDQLVRKKLAIRTKKPEDARIREIEITDAGSRLISRIQGDLVTIVNQALEDFPGEVRKVLPQVLQRLTKVLNECSVESQNFIPVEALARTKK
- the arsM gene encoding arsenite methyltransferase, translating into MERTEERIKEQVRERYTAAVTGGDSCCGTKTSCCGVEAQLPEGRAVSAAGYTQEQLISLPADAIANSFGCGNPVAFAGVLPGETVVDIGSGAGIDCLLAGQKVGRNGRVIGIDMTPVMIEKARTNAQKAGLSNVEFRLGDAENIPVESGVADWIVSNCVINLSPNKLRVFQEAYRVLKPGGKVSISDIVVEHMPWPLSRSSALHCACIAGAISESKYLEAMRQAGFGDARVTERITYDRDELYALIEGAKLFGQPLLNGFYRYVVDHYVAGKIWSARIVATKGAIA
- the arsN2 gene encoding arsenic resistance N-acetyltransferase ArsN2 — its product is MTYESATTDDLQSIVRLLTVCELPSNDVDAHLDHFIVAKETDSVVGCVGMELKGPLLRSLAVDPSQRNRGVAQHLCEELLQHANKQGVQEIFLLTTTSAKFFDKIGFQRKDRDDAPESVRKNRQFTELCPSSAVLMWKKL